Proteins encoded in a region of the Enterococcus gilvus ATCC BAA-350 genome:
- a CDS encoding oleate hydratase, whose protein sequence is MRYTNGNYEAFARPRKPAGVDEKSAYIVGAGLAGLAAAVFLIRDGQMKGERIHIFEELSLSGGSLDGTFIPHDGFVTRGGREMENHFECLWDLFRSVPSLEVEDASVLDEFYWLDHDDPNSSNCRIIHNRGERAADDGDFTLSKKAQKELVDLFMTSEDQLVDKKIEDVFGEEFFESNFWLYWCSMFAFEKWHSAIEMRRYVMRFIHHIKGLPDFTALKFTRYNQYESLVKPLLSFLKEHGVDFQYETKITNIQVDAAPDKKVAKKIQLTRGGKAEEITLTGNDLVFVTNGSITESSTEGDHHTPAPITHELGGSWNLWKNLAKQSDEFGHPEVFCENLPDESWFVSATVTWENFDIEPYISRLTKRKLRTGSIVTGGIITIKDSNWLMSFATHRQPHFKEQTDQQTVTWVYGLLSNTPGNYIKKPIEQCTGQEIVQELMYHLGVPEDDIQAFSEKSCVVVPVYMPFITSYFMLREPGDRPLVIPNGSENLAFIGNFAETERDTVFTTEYSVRTAMEAVYSFLDIERGVPEVFASAYDIRTLANSVYYLSDRKKLSEMDLPYVEKKVLGHFVKKIENTYIGDILKDNHLL, encoded by the coding sequence ATGAGATATACGAATGGAAATTATGAAGCATTTGCAAGACCGAGAAAACCGGCTGGCGTAGACGAAAAAAGTGCCTATATCGTCGGAGCAGGATTAGCTGGGTTAGCGGCGGCTGTTTTTCTGATCAGAGATGGTCAAATGAAGGGCGAACGTATCCACATTTTTGAGGAACTGTCCTTATCTGGCGGCTCGCTGGATGGCACCTTCATTCCCCACGACGGCTTTGTGACGCGAGGCGGCCGCGAGATGGAAAATCATTTTGAATGTTTATGGGACTTGTTCCGTTCCGTGCCATCGTTGGAAGTGGAAGATGCGTCGGTCTTAGATGAATTTTATTGGTTGGACCATGATGATCCAAATTCATCCAATTGTCGGATCATCCATAACCGTGGCGAACGTGCGGCGGATGATGGCGACTTCACCTTGTCGAAAAAGGCGCAAAAGGAATTGGTCGATTTGTTTATGACTTCTGAGGATCAATTGGTCGACAAAAAGATCGAAGACGTCTTTGGTGAGGAATTCTTTGAATCGAACTTTTGGCTGTATTGGTGTTCGATGTTTGCCTTCGAAAAATGGCATTCTGCGATCGAGATGCGCCGCTACGTGATGCGCTTCATCCACCATATTAAAGGCTTGCCAGATTTCACGGCGTTGAAATTTACCCGCTACAACCAATACGAATCGTTAGTAAAACCGTTGTTGTCCTTCTTGAAGGAGCATGGCGTGGACTTCCAATATGAAACGAAGATCACCAATATCCAAGTCGATGCTGCGCCGGACAAAAAAGTGGCGAAGAAGATCCAGCTGACACGGGGAGGAAAAGCAGAAGAGATCACGTTAACAGGAAATGACCTCGTCTTTGTGACGAACGGGTCCATCACAGAAAGCTCCACAGAAGGCGACCACCATACTCCGGCACCTATCACCCATGAGCTGGGCGGCAGTTGGAACCTGTGGAAGAACTTAGCGAAGCAATCGGATGAATTCGGGCACCCCGAGGTCTTTTGCGAGAACTTGCCGGATGAGAGCTGGTTTGTCTCTGCGACTGTGACGTGGGAAAACTTTGACATCGAACCTTATATCTCTCGTTTGACGAAACGGAAACTACGGACGGGAAGCATCGTGACCGGCGGGATCATCACCATCAAGGATTCCAACTGGCTGATGAGCTTCGCGACCCATCGTCAACCGCATTTTAAAGAACAAACGGATCAGCAGACAGTTACTTGGGTATACGGTCTCCTGTCCAACACACCGGGGAACTACATCAAGAAGCCGATCGAACAATGCACGGGTCAAGAGATCGTGCAGGAATTGATGTACCACTTAGGCGTTCCAGAAGACGATATCCAAGCCTTCTCTGAAAAATCCTGTGTGGTGGTTCCTGTCTATATGCCGTTCATCACCTCGTACTTCATGCTGCGTGAACCGGGGGATCGTCCGTTGGTCATTCCGAACGGTTCAGAAAATCTGGCCTTCATCGGGAACTTTGCCGAAACGGAACGGGACACGGTCTTTACTACGGAATATTCTGTGCGGACAGCGATGGAAGCCGTCTACAGCTTCTTAGATATTGAACGGGGAGTGCCTGAAGTCTTCGCCTCTGCTTACGACATTCGGACGCTGGCGAACTCCGTCTATTACCTAAGCGACCGCAAGAAGCTCTCTGAGATGGACCTGCCGTATGTAGAGAAAAAAGTATTGGGGCATTTCGTCAAGAAGATCGAAAACACGTATATCGGGGACATATTAAAGGACAATCATCTATTGTAA
- a CDS encoding helix-turn-helix domain-containing protein, protein MKRELFDLLEKRNKVSYRLLELFQLEEDWLEVKKISSELSISERSVQRYIHFLEEVIEEYNQEQEKNIELVYEKFKGVKLFMSDSSIEHLKLHIIYNDEHSKLLIDLCMLRTENIKKYAEKNFINIYSLKHSIKKINETLKSFHLEIDSNKLTFIGEEKLIRFFIYVFLWTIYRNSDWPFEYVDEAKIYKSIDYVESLFKVGYSAVYKKQAAYFMAICLMRNKKKHYITDTENWHEYVNIRSLRAEQVMVTGMNHYQIFDDNELTFILLVFEMRHRVYRSSYVGKRILNYHKKNNSDVYRATNLMFEKFQKDFFKIPYGEQNMFYTYFFCTHLQNKIFPGVYFDLVGYDSLGDSKPPRNLIEKLITFINEMKTESSNAVFDNNELLIKQYLLVFSYFGKGVVYEPQINIVIDSDMSFLVRARLKQIIQHHFAENYNLVMTDEHSSANKNSLIITNMSSINGHAEDICVVEHPLQHTDIQIIEKKLEEKLERIYAEPSSLKK, encoded by the coding sequence ATGAAACGTGAATTGTTTGATTTATTAGAAAAAAGAAATAAGGTAAGCTACAGACTACTTGAACTTTTTCAGCTGGAGGAAGATTGGTTGGAAGTTAAGAAAATCAGTTCTGAACTGAGTATTAGCGAACGAAGTGTGCAACGCTATATTCATTTTCTTGAAGAGGTCATTGAGGAATACAATCAAGAACAAGAAAAGAACATCGAATTGGTTTATGAAAAGTTCAAAGGGGTAAAACTTTTCATGTCTGATTCTTCCATTGAACATTTAAAACTTCACATTATTTATAATGATGAGCATTCGAAATTACTAATTGATCTATGTATGCTGCGGACAGAAAACATAAAAAAATACGCGGAGAAGAATTTTATAAACATCTATTCTTTAAAACATTCGATAAAAAAAATAAACGAGACATTGAAGTCGTTCCATTTGGAAATCGACAGCAACAAACTGACATTTATTGGTGAGGAAAAATTAATCAGATTTTTCATTTATGTTTTTCTTTGGACGATCTATCGAAACAGTGACTGGCCTTTTGAATACGTAGATGAAGCCAAGATTTATAAATCAATTGATTATGTAGAGTCCCTTTTTAAGGTTGGCTATAGCGCTGTCTATAAAAAGCAAGCAGCCTACTTCATGGCCATCTGTCTTATGCGCAACAAGAAAAAACATTACATCACAGATACTGAAAATTGGCATGAATACGTAAATATTCGTTCTTTGCGTGCGGAACAAGTAATGGTTACAGGAATGAATCATTATCAAATCTTCGATGACAATGAGCTTACGTTCATTCTTTTAGTTTTTGAAATGAGGCACCGTGTTTACCGATCTTCTTATGTTGGAAAGCGGATCTTAAATTATCACAAGAAAAATAATTCAGATGTGTATCGTGCAACAAATTTGATGTTTGAAAAATTTCAAAAGGATTTTTTCAAGATCCCTTATGGTGAGCAAAACATGTTTTACACATACTTTTTTTGCACACACCTTCAAAATAAAATTTTTCCTGGTGTCTATTTTGATCTAGTCGGCTACGATTCGCTAGGAGACTCTAAACCTCCTAGAAATTTGATTGAGAAATTAATTACTTTTATTAACGAAATGAAAACGGAATCAAGCAACGCTGTGTTTGACAATAATGAATTGCTGATAAAACAATACTTGTTAGTATTTTCTTACTTTGGTAAGGGTGTGGTATATGAACCACAAATTAACATTGTCATAGATTCGGATATGTCGTTCCTAGTGAGAGCGCGATTGAAACAGATTATTCAGCATCATTTTGCTGAAAATTATAATTTAGTTATGACCGATGAACATTCATCTGCTAACAAAAATAGTTTGATCATCACGAATATGTCTTCTATAAATGGGCATGCTGAGGATATCTGTGTGGTTGAACATCCCTTACAGCACACCGATATACAAATTATTGAGAAAAAGTTAGAAGAAAAACTGGAACGTATTTATGCCGAACCCTCCTCTTTGAAAAAATAA
- a CDS encoding amino acid permease, which yields MNKSRKMSKFAFFSMTASLFITVYEYPTFASTGKALIFFLLLCGLGWFLPVALCSAELATAEGYQEGGIYSWVGKPLGEKYGFAALFFQWFQVTVGFVTMIYFIVGTLAYILKIPAINEDPLFKFLTVIGIFWLLTLLQLKGTETTAKLAKYGFSIGIVLPVIVLLLLTIKYFMTGHAISTNFTDSSFIPKGKNIGALTSFVLAYMGVEASASHFSDLEDAKNSYPKLLMLLVVVGILMSTIGGSIVSMVLSGTISSDEGVMDTATRLVSSGHVGWGVKLIGFLISFGILAQVSSWIVSPTEGLQFAATKNLLPKKLGQKNSNDVPVRILIIQAIVVSVWAALLTFGASSSGGNVGFQTAISLTVLIYLSAYILFFVSYFVVLLKHKELKREFSIPGNTFCKALIGGIGLVISVAAVCTAFIVPTTIAESDSHVYLMSLSIGFVVTVAMPFVFYRFYSVPNKKRNEEKGVSLE from the coding sequence ATGAATAAGTCACGTAAAATGTCGAAATTTGCTTTTTTTTCGATGACAGCATCACTTTTTATAACAGTTTATGAGTACCCTACCTTTGCAAGTACAGGAAAAGCGTTAATCTTTTTTCTCTTATTGTGCGGCTTAGGCTGGTTTTTACCTGTCGCTTTATGCTCTGCAGAATTGGCTACGGCCGAAGGGTATCAAGAAGGCGGGATCTATAGTTGGGTAGGGAAGCCATTAGGAGAAAAATATGGCTTTGCAGCATTGTTTTTTCAATGGTTTCAGGTAACGGTCGGGTTTGTGACCATGATCTACTTCATTGTTGGTACATTGGCGTATATCTTGAAAATTCCAGCAATCAATGAAGATCCTTTGTTTAAATTTTTAACAGTCATCGGTATTTTTTGGTTACTGACTTTGTTGCAATTGAAGGGAACAGAAACAACTGCGAAGTTAGCGAAGTATGGTTTTAGCATAGGGATTGTCTTACCAGTAATCGTTCTTTTACTATTGACGATCAAGTATTTTATGACGGGGCATGCCATCTCAACTAATTTCACGGACTCGTCCTTCATACCCAAAGGAAAAAATATTGGTGCATTGACTTCTTTTGTTTTGGCATATATGGGGGTGGAAGCGTCGGCCTCTCATTTTTCAGATCTAGAAGATGCAAAAAATAGTTATCCCAAATTACTGATGTTGCTTGTAGTCGTCGGAATTCTAATGAGTACGATCGGCGGAAGTATTGTATCCATGGTTTTGAGTGGGACAATTTCCTCTGATGAAGGTGTTATGGATACTGCAACGAGATTGGTTTCCTCTGGTCATGTTGGATGGGGTGTTAAACTTATCGGCTTCTTAATCTCTTTTGGGATATTGGCTCAAGTAAGCTCTTGGATCGTCAGTCCGACAGAAGGATTGCAATTTGCTGCAACAAAAAATTTATTGCCGAAGAAACTAGGTCAAAAGAATAGCAACGATGTTCCTGTAAGAATTCTTATCATTCAAGCTATCGTGGTGAGTGTCTGGGCAGCATTACTGACTTTTGGTGCCAGCAGCTCTGGTGGGAATGTCGGATTTCAAACCGCTATCTCGTTGACTGTATTGATTTATTTGAGTGCGTATATTTTATTCTTTGTTTCATATTTCGTTGTCTTATTGAAACATAAGGAGTTAAAAAGAGAGTTTAGTATACCAGGGAACACGTTTTGTAAAGCATTGATTGGAGGGATAGGGTTAGTGATATCAGTTGCAGCCGTCTGTACAGCATTTATTGTGCCTACAACGATCGCAGAGTCGGATAGTCATGTGTATTTAATGAGTTTAAGCATTGGGTTTGTTGTGACAGTAGCAATGCCATTTGTTTTTTACCGCTTTTACTCAGTGCCGAATAAGAAAAGAAACGAAGAGAAAGGCGTGTCACTCGAATGA
- a CDS encoding YhgE/Pip domain-containing protein, translating to MKMVKNEFKNLLKNKILLISVIAITFIPIIYTSIFDKSLWDPYGGIKNFPVAVVNEDESVELMGQKVNVGDQVIDNLKKDKELDWKFVSEKQAMKGLKELDYYMIITIPKDFSKSAASVIDADPKKMEITYTTNDSYNYIGKEISQVAATELEMKVRNQVVQAYASAVDTAAGKMVGALNQAADGSNELYSGSGQLANGINAYTNGVSQADDGSKKLAGGTAQLAAFVGPLSSGVSQLDAGSKELSNALGGIDAAINSNQAKITEADAGVESLSVAARLMAESLQNFENNLNPEIRVQLSKQIEALDSQLNELIVNANELASISMDSSQLDQKNTEISRKLLALTDEFDAANQSINSKISDIIQKNEELSERLKSELIKNLNAAVDSDMANLNQRITNKINDINKNLEELSNITLVLAQQANEVSNISGSMAKNTQNVQVTFSEFKKGNQQIEMALGVVPASESAQSIVNQLNQLSAVLNHTAEDIPTAVAGVHKLASGSEQLTGGLNQLQGKLPELSSGVDQLNAGSDQLEDGLDELNSKSPELVSGIKQLQAGAGELANGLDSGVDKAKSVKVTHKTIDQFVDPTGLKNDQYSKVKNYGEALAPYIMSLALFVGCMLFNFVYPIRKSSMDGQSSLDWWLSKVSLGFVVSSLMAIIQVTTMILLGLPVYNLGLLYLTALITAWCYMSIVMFLAMTFDNPGRFAAMILLVLQLGGAAGTFPIQTQGKFFQLIHPFLPMSYSLYAFREAIAGGISNGLVNKSYTILLVLMVLFVSLLRISMFYLQKNHLRDVSLLNDNQKLMALEVDDHQRLSSQIDANIKKEKNEEEKK from the coding sequence ATGAAAATGGTAAAAAATGAATTCAAAAATTTATTAAAAAATAAGATTCTCTTGATCTCTGTTATTGCGATTACTTTTATCCCGATTATCTATACTTCGATCTTTGATAAGTCGTTGTGGGACCCCTATGGTGGGATAAAAAACTTTCCCGTCGCTGTCGTCAATGAAGATGAAAGTGTTGAACTGATGGGGCAAAAAGTAAACGTCGGTGATCAAGTTATTGATAACTTAAAAAAAGACAAAGAGTTAGATTGGAAATTTGTCTCTGAAAAGCAAGCAATGAAGGGACTTAAAGAATTAGATTATTATATGATTATCACTATCCCGAAGGACTTTTCAAAATCTGCTGCTAGTGTGATCGATGCTGATCCTAAGAAGATGGAGATTACGTATACAACAAATGATTCTTATAATTATATTGGTAAGGAAATCTCTCAAGTCGCGGCCACAGAATTAGAGATGAAGGTTCGTAATCAGGTAGTACAAGCATATGCCAGTGCAGTGGATACTGCAGCAGGTAAAATGGTTGGAGCATTGAATCAAGCAGCAGATGGATCGAATGAACTGTATTCTGGCAGTGGACAACTTGCCAATGGGATCAACGCCTATACAAATGGGGTTTCACAAGCAGATGACGGTTCTAAAAAATTAGCAGGAGGAACTGCGCAATTAGCCGCATTTGTCGGACCATTGTCTTCCGGTGTCTCTCAATTAGATGCTGGATCGAAAGAGTTAAGCAACGCTTTAGGCGGAATCGATGCAGCAATCAACTCTAACCAAGCCAAAATCACAGAGGCGGATGCTGGTGTTGAATCCTTGTCTGTAGCGGCAAGATTAATGGCAGAGTCGTTGCAAAATTTTGAGAATAATTTGAATCCAGAGATCAGAGTGCAGTTATCGAAACAAATTGAGGCATTAGATTCTCAACTAAATGAATTGATTGTCAATGCCAACGAATTAGCGTCTATCTCAATGGATTCTTCACAATTGGATCAAAAAAATACTGAGATTTCTCGTAAATTACTGGCGTTGACAGATGAGTTTGATGCTGCTAATCAATCGATCAATAGTAAAATCAGCGACATTATTCAAAAAAATGAAGAACTATCGGAGCGTTTAAAATCGGAGTTGATAAAAAATCTGAACGCGGCTGTTGACAGTGATATGGCTAATTTGAATCAGAGGATTACAAATAAGATCAATGATATTAATAAGAATTTAGAAGAACTGTCGAATATCACTTTGGTTTTAGCGCAACAAGCTAATGAAGTAAGCAATATTTCAGGAAGCATGGCTAAGAATACGCAAAACGTACAAGTGACATTCTCAGAATTTAAAAAAGGGAATCAGCAAATTGAAATGGCCCTAGGTGTCGTCCCAGCATCAGAAAGCGCTCAAAGTATAGTCAATCAGTTGAATCAGTTAAGTGCCGTGTTGAATCATACGGCAGAAGACATTCCAACAGCTGTTGCGGGCGTTCATAAATTAGCGTCAGGCAGTGAGCAATTGACTGGTGGATTGAATCAATTACAAGGGAAATTACCTGAACTTAGCAGCGGTGTTGACCAGTTGAATGCAGGTTCTGACCAATTAGAAGATGGGTTAGACGAACTGAACAGCAAGTCTCCTGAACTAGTATCGGGGATCAAGCAGTTACAAGCTGGGGCAGGGGAATTAGCCAATGGCTTGGATTCGGGCGTAGATAAAGCAAAAAGTGTAAAAGTAACCCATAAGACGATTGATCAATTTGTTGATCCAACGGGATTGAAAAACGATCAATATAGCAAGGTCAAAAATTATGGCGAGGCTTTAGCGCCGTATATCATGTCTCTAGCGCTTTTTGTTGGCTGTATGCTGTTTAACTTTGTCTATCCGATTCGTAAATCATCAATGGATGGTCAATCTAGCTTGGATTGGTGGTTAAGTAAAGTCAGCTTGGGCTTTGTCGTGTCGAGTTTGATGGCCATTATCCAAGTGACGACGATGATCTTGTTAGGATTGCCAGTTTATAATTTAGGGCTGCTTTATCTAACCGCGCTAATCACCGCTTGGTGTTATATGTCGATCGTGATGTTTTTAGCAATGACTTTCGATAATCCAGGACGATTTGCTGCAATGATCCTGCTGGTGTTACAACTCGGAGGTGCCGCTGGAACATTCCCAATTCAAACCCAAGGGAAGTTTTTCCAATTGATCCATCCTTTCTTGCCAATGTCTTATTCTCTTTATGCCTTTAGAGAAGCCATTGCAGGTGGAATAAGCAATGGTCTTGTGAATAAAAGCTATACGATCTTGCTTGTGCTGATGGTTCTCTTTGTTAGTTTGTTACGTATCTCAATGTTTTATTTACAGAAAAATCATTTGAGAGATGTCTCCTTGTTGAATGACAATCAAAAATTGATGGCTTTAGAAGTGGATGATCATCAGCGTCTATCCTCGCAGATTGACGCGAATATCAAGAAAGAAAAAAATGAGGAAGAGAAGAAATGA
- a CDS encoding DUF308 domain-containing protein has translation MKNIKQFFESYRFLQILTGGIYLIMALLAMHYTEDTIVESVRLFGAFSLIKGFFEIMNRTKISMRTHKSQYSALAIGFVDIMIGLILVVYTSLDLTMLSILFGFWFIGDSVISFFLLDLAKSIAIPYYYVSLVVDLIGCMMGLLLLVGEGSLMINVPSLIGNYFLLFGFTKLIGGVINVDNLHSVK, from the coding sequence ATGAAAAATATAAAACAATTTTTTGAATCTTATCGTTTTTTGCAAATTCTGACGGGTGGTATCTATTTGATCATGGCCTTGTTGGCAATGCATTACACAGAAGATACCATCGTTGAATCCGTTCGACTATTCGGTGCATTTTCATTGATAAAGGGATTTTTTGAAATAATGAATCGAACCAAGATCTCTATGAGGACCCATAAAAGTCAGTATTCAGCACTTGCAATAGGCTTCGTGGATATAATGATCGGATTGATCCTAGTGGTTTATACGTCATTAGATCTAACCATGTTGTCCATTTTATTCGGTTTTTGGTTCATAGGGGATTCGGTGATTTCCTTTTTCTTATTGGATTTGGCAAAATCGATCGCGATACCCTATTACTATGTGTCACTAGTCGTTGACCTTATTGGCTGTATGATGGGCTTGCTTCTATTGGTAGGGGAAGGTTCCTTAATGATCAATGTTCCTTCTTTGATCGGAAACTACTTTTTACTCTTCGGATTTACCAAGTTGATCGGTGGAGTAATCAATGTGGATAATCTTCATTCAGTGAAATAG
- a CDS encoding choloylglycine hydrolase family protein: MCTSIFMRTEDNKHILARTMDFSYPLDAKPIYIPREHNWVSGADNKQWNNELGFLGTGSNLGKDYFVCDGVNEAGISIAELYLPGEPLYQKEAESGSLNFCPHEFIMWVLGNISSIEELGETLDSINLVERPVPMLGFVTPLHWIITDKSGKSVVIEPTEKKLRFKEDPVEVMTNTPQLEWHLENLRNYLNVRPEQFDPINYDGYEATAFSQGTGTSGLPGGYTPPERFVRATFFKQFIEKAADENEGVMNALHILATVSIPKGVVVKSTGEQDYSQFISMMCNESRTVYFNDYATNGITRVTITEELLEQREVKIFEIDKTPVYK, translated from the coding sequence ATGTGTACAAGTATTTTTATGAGAACAGAAGACAATAAACATATTTTAGCGAGAACCATGGATTTTTCATACCCATTGGACGCAAAACCAATCTATATTCCCCGAGAACATAACTGGGTTTCTGGTGCGGATAATAAACAATGGAACAATGAACTGGGATTTTTAGGAACGGGGTCAAACTTAGGGAAAGATTACTTCGTTTGCGACGGAGTGAATGAAGCAGGTATTTCTATTGCAGAGCTATATTTACCCGGGGAACCACTTTATCAAAAAGAGGCAGAATCAGGTAGTCTTAATTTTTGTCCCCATGAATTTATTATGTGGGTATTAGGAAATATTTCTTCTATTGAAGAGTTGGGTGAGACGTTAGATTCAATTAATTTAGTAGAACGACCTGTACCAATGCTAGGATTTGTAACGCCACTTCATTGGATCATTACAGATAAATCTGGAAAATCTGTTGTCATTGAACCGACAGAGAAAAAATTAAGATTCAAGGAAGATCCTGTAGAAGTCATGACGAATACACCACAATTGGAATGGCATTTAGAAAATCTGAGAAATTATTTAAATGTTCGTCCTGAACAATTTGATCCAATCAATTATGACGGCTACGAAGCGACAGCTTTTTCTCAAGGAACAGGAACTTCTGGATTGCCTGGTGGCTACACACCGCCAGAACGTTTTGTCCGAGCAACTTTCTTCAAACAATTTATTGAGAAAGCAGCTGATGAAAATGAGGGCGTCATGAATGCCCTGCATATACTAGCGACGGTAAGTATTCCAAAAGGGGTGGTTGTTAAAAGCACCGGTGAGCAAGATTATTCTCAATTCATTAGCATGATGTGCAATGAAAGTCGAACGGTTTATTTTAATGATTACGCAACTAACGGCATTACAAGAGTAACCATCACAGAGGAGCTTTTGGAACAACGAGAAGTAAAAATCTTTGAAATTGATAAAACACCTGTATATAAATAA
- a CDS encoding glutamate decarboxylase — translation MNNALPLFGSKAACENVIIEKMNQEPIDPKFAYQLIKDQLIDEGNARQNMATFCQTYMEPEATALMAETFEKNAIDKSEYSCTAEIEQACVNIVADLWNAPDMDKMIGTSTVGSSEACMLGGMAMNFKWREEALERGVDLNKQRPNLVIFSGYQVCWEKFCVYWDIDMRTVPMDEEHMSINVNEVMNYVDDYTIGVVGILGITYTGKYDDIQALDEKVEQFNQETGRELGIHVDAASGGLFTPFVFPELEWDFRLKNVVSINTSGHKYGLVYPGIGWIVWKDRKYLPEKMIFNVSYLGGTMPTMAINFSRSASQIIGQYYNFYRYGFNGYKGIHSRTRMVAMKVAEEIEKTNLFEIYNNGDNIPIICYRLKEDANVTWNLYDLADRLQMKGWQVPAYPLLEDLENVVIQRFVCRGDFGMNMAESLIRDIQTAIEELESANVTMHANKKQVQGFTH, via the coding sequence ATGAACAATGCATTACCATTATTCGGATCAAAAGCAGCCTGTGAGAATGTCATTATAGAAAAAATGAATCAGGAGCCTATTGATCCTAAATTTGCCTACCAACTGATTAAAGATCAACTGATCGATGAAGGAAACGCGCGTCAAAATATGGCGACATTCTGTCAAACATACATGGAACCAGAAGCCACAGCGTTAATGGCAGAAACCTTTGAAAAGAACGCTATCGATAAATCTGAGTATTCTTGTACCGCAGAAATCGAGCAAGCTTGTGTAAATATAGTTGCTGACTTATGGAACGCACCTGATATGGATAAGATGATTGGGACTTCAACCGTGGGTTCCAGTGAAGCCTGTATGCTAGGCGGTATGGCAATGAATTTCAAATGGCGGGAAGAAGCATTAGAACGTGGTGTCGATCTAAATAAACAACGCCCCAACTTAGTGATCTTTTCAGGTTATCAAGTCTGCTGGGAAAAGTTCTGTGTTTACTGGGATATTGATATGCGAACTGTTCCTATGGATGAAGAACATATGAGCATCAACGTCAATGAAGTAATGAATTACGTGGATGATTATACGATTGGTGTCGTCGGTATTTTAGGAATTACTTATACTGGAAAATACGATGATATTCAAGCGTTGGATGAAAAGGTGGAGCAATTTAATCAAGAAACAGGACGTGAATTAGGTATCCATGTTGATGCGGCGAGTGGTGGATTATTTACTCCTTTTGTTTTCCCAGAGTTAGAGTGGGATTTCCGCTTGAAAAATGTTGTTTCAATCAATACATCAGGTCATAAGTATGGATTGGTATATCCTGGAATTGGCTGGATTGTTTGGAAGGATCGCAAATACTTGCCGGAAAAAATGATTTTTAATGTCAGCTATTTGGGCGGGACGATGCCAACAATGGCGATCAACTTTTCTCGCAGTGCCAGTCAAATTATCGGACAGTACTATAACTTTTATCGCTATGGGTTCAATGGATATAAGGGCATCCACTCAAGAACACGCATGGTCGCTATGAAGGTTGCAGAAGAAATTGAAAAAACGAATCTATTCGAAATCTATAATAATGGCGACAATATTCCGATCATTTGCTACCGATTAAAAGAAGATGCGAATGTTACATGGAATCTATATGATCTAGCGGACCGGTTACAAATGAAAGGGTGGCAAGTTCCTGCATATCCTTTACTAGAAGACTTAGAAAATGTGGTTATTCAACGATTTGTTTGCCGCGGAGATTTTGGAATGAATATGGCGGAATCGTTGATCAGAGACATCCAAACCGCGATTGAGGAATTGGAAAGTGCGAATGTCACGATGCATGCCAATAAAAAGCAAGTCCAAGGATTCACTCACTAA